Sequence from the Actinocatenispora sera genome:
ATCGAGGGGGCGAGCGTCAGCCGGTCAGACGGTGGCCGGGGTGGCGGCCCGGACGCCGTAGGTGAGGGCGTCGACCAGCGCACGCCAGCTCGCCTCGACGACGTTCTCGTGCACGCCGACCGTGGTCCAGTTGCGCTGCTCGTCGCCGGAGTCGACCAGTACCCGGGTCACCGCGCCGGTGCCGTGGCTGCCCTCCAGGATCCGTACCTTGTAGTCGAGAAGGTCCACTGTGGACAGATGTGGGTAGTGCCGCACCAGTGCCGCCCGCAGCGCCGCGTCCAGCGCGTTGACCGGGCCGTTGCCCTCGCCGGTGGCGATCACCCGCTCGCCCCGCACCCGTACCTTGACGGTCGCCTCGCTGACCACCGCGCCGTCCTCCCGGTGCTCGACGATCACCCGGTACGACTCCAGCGTGAACGCGGTGACCGGCGCGGCGTCGAGCTCCCCGCGGACCAGCAGCTCGAAGGAGGCGTCCGCCGCCTCGTACGACCAGCCCTGCGCCTCGCGCCGCTTGACCTGCTCGGTGACCGACGACAGCACCTCGGGACGGCCGGTCAGGTCCAGGCCGAGCTCGCGGCTCTTGAGCTCGACGCTGGCCCGACCGGCCATCTCGGTCACGAGGATGCGCATGTCGTTGCCGACGATGGCCGGATCGACGTGGTTGTACAGATCCGGGTCCACCTTGATCGCACTCGCGTGCAACCCCGCCTTGTGAGCGAAGGCGCTGGCCCCGACGTAGGCCTGGTGGGTGTCGGGGGCGATGTTGGCGATCTCGGCGATGGCGTGCGACACGCGCACCATCGTCTCCAGGCACCCGTCCGGCAGGACCCGGCGCCCGAGCTTGGTGGTGAGGTTGCCGATCACGGCGAAGATGTCCGCATTGCCGGGCCGCTCGCCGTAGCCGTTCGCGGTGCCCTGCACGTGCATCGCGCCGGCCTCGACGGCGGCGATCGTGTTGGCCACCGCGCAGGCGGTGTCGTTCTGCGCGTGCATGCCCAGCCGCGGCTCGCCGCCGAGCTTGCCGCGCAGTTCGCTGACGGTGCGGTGGACGGTGGAGGGCAGGCCGCCGCCGTTGGTGTCGCACAGCACCACCACGTCGGCGCCGGCGTCCAGCGCGGTGCGTACCACCGACAGGCCGTAGTCCGGGTCGTACCGGTAGCCGTCGAAGAAGTGCTCGCAGTCGAGGAAGACCCGGCGACCGTGCTCGACGAAGTACCGCACCGAGTCGGCGATCATCGCGAGGTTCTCCTCGCGGGTGGTGCGCAGCGCCCGCTCGACGTGCCGTACGTCGGACTTGGCGACCAGGCACACGGTGCCGGTCTGCGCGTCGAGCAGGGCGCGTACCTGCTTGTCCTCGGCGACGTCGACACCCGCCTTCCGGGTCGACCCGAAGGCGACGAGTTCCGCGTGCCGCAGCGACAGTTCGGTCCGGGCCCGGGCGAAGAACTCGGTGTCCTTGGGCATCGCGCCCGGCCAGCCGCCTTCGATGAAACCCACCCCGAGCTCGTCGAGCAGCCGGGCGACGGCGAGCTTGTCGGTGACCGAGTAGCTGATCCCCTCGCGCTGTGCGCCGTCCCGCAGCGTGGTGTCGAACAGGTGGAACTCGTCGGCGGGCGTACCCATGGTGGTGTCCTCTCCCGGGGAGGTCGGATGGCGGAACGAACTGGCTGAGGCGAAACTGGCCCGGAAAACGAAAAGACCCCCCGGGTCACGGGAGGTCTGCGCGCTGGCTCGACGGGTAGGTCGGCGAAAGCGCGCTAGGTGCCAATAATCAGGCCGCGAAGAGTCCGGGTCATGACCGACACGATGCCACGCTGTCCGCCTTGTGGCCGGCACATCCCACCATGCGGGCGGCTTCGTGATCGACTTCACGTTGCCGGGCGGTCACCGGCGGCACCGACGGCGCGGCCCCGGTACCGCATCCGGTACCGGGGCCGTGGCCTGGTCGTTCGACCCAGCGCGATGTCAGAGCAGCCGGTGCACCCAGCCGTGCGGGTCGGGCAGCTCGCCGTGCTGGATGCCCAGCAGCGTCTCACGCAGCCGCCGGGTCACCGGGCCCTCCACCCCACCGCCGATGGTGAAGTCGAGATCGGCGCCGCGGATCCGCCCGATCGGCGTGACCACCGCGGCGGTACCGCAGGCGAACGACTCGCGCAGCCGGCCGGACTCGGCGTCGGCCTGCCACTCGCTCAGCGCGTACGGCCGCTCCTCGACCCGCCAGCCGCGGTCGGTGGCGATCGACAGCACCGAGTCGCGGGTGATGCCGGGCAGGATCGTGCCGGCCAGCGGCGGCGTCACCAGCGTCACGTCGTCGCCCTCGCCGTACACCGAGAAGACGTTCATGCCACCGAGCTCGTCGACGTAGCGGCGCTCCACCGCGTCCAGGAACACCACCTGGTCGCAGCCGGCCTCGATCGCCTCGGCCTGCGCCGCCAGGCTCGCCGCGTAGTTGCCGGCACACTTCGCCGCACCGGTACCGCCGGGCGCGGCCCGGGTGTACTCGGCGGACACCCACACGTCGACCGGGTGCACGCCGCCGGCGAAGTACGACCCGGCCGGCGAGGCGATCACGCAGAACAGGTACTCCGAGGACGGCTTGACGCCGAGGAACACCTCGGTGGCGAACATGAACGGCCGGATGTAGAGGCTGCCGCCGTCCTGCGTCGGGATCCACTCCCGGTCGCGCTCGACCAGCAGCCGCACCGCGGTCAGGAACGCCTCCTCCGGCAGCCGGGGCATCGCCATCCGGTCGCAGGTGATCTGCATCCGGCGGGCGTTGGCCTCCGGGCGGAACATCGTGACGCCGCCGTCCGGCGCGTGGTAGGCCTTCAGCCCCTCGAAGATCTCCTGCGCGTAGTGCAGCCCCGCGGTGGCCGGGGACAGCGAGATCGGGCCGAACGGCTCGATTCGCGCGTCGTACCACCCTTTGGCGTCGCTGTAGCGGATCGTCGCCATGTGGTCGGTGAAGACCCTGCCGAAGCCGGGGTCGGCCAGCAGCGCGGCGCGCTGCGTCGCGGCGACCGGTGCCGGGTTCGGCCGGATCTCGAAGTCCAGCGTGGCCAAGCCAGCCGCACTGCCCGATGCTGTGTTGCTGCCAGCACTCATCGTTTGCGTACCTCCCAGGCACGTCGTTGGACCGCGGTACGTGTCAACAGGCCGAACTTATCGTCCGTTCAGCCGCCCCGGACGGTGCCGGTCGGCGCGGTCGAGGCGAGGCCTCGCACACCGACCCGGCATCTCGGCTGGGCGGGTCGACGGGGACGCATCCCGGCGACCGCGGTCGGATCGTCGTTGTGGGCGCGGCACGCGCACAGGATGCGGCGCGGCAGGGCGACCCGGCCCGCGCCCGGCCGATAGGCCACGCACGGACACCACGGTCAGCATAACCGCAGCACTGAACGTTCCCTCAGGGGCGCCGACCGGGTTCCACCGGGACGCCGACCGCACCGACGGTCGACGCCCCGGCGGCGCTCACTCGCCGAGCAGGGTGTCCTCGATGGCGTTGAAGACGCCGTTACCGGTGGAATCCGCCTTCTTGTTGCTGGGCAGTGCCCCGTCGTACCGCAGCACCGTCACGATGATCATGTACCGGTGGTACGCGCCGTAGTACGCCCGCCACCGCGGCGTCGCACCGTCGTCGCACAGGTGGCTGGAGGCGCCCGACTTCGGGCAGAAGTAGTGCAGCCCGTTGAACGCCGCGCTGCCCCCGTCGAGCCCCGACTCGACCGCGTCCGCGTCGTCGTCGGTCGGCAGCGGGATCACCATCACGCTCGCCAGCAGCTTCTTGTCCGGATCCGGGTAGTCGGCGGTCGCCATGTTCCCGCAGTCGTGCTTGCGCAGCAGCGCCTCGGTGTTGGAGTCACCGGCGTCCGAGCAGGCGCTGAAGAACCCCTCCGAGTCCAGGGTGAGGCCGGCCGCGGTCTCCGGGAAGATCGAGTCGAGCTCGAACGGGACGGGATCGGTGTCCTCGTCGTCCAGGTCGGTCGGATCGCGGTACTCGTCGGTCGGCGAGACGCTCTCGCTCGGTGACGGCGAGTCGCTGTAGCTCGGCGAGGCACTCCCCTCCGCCGCGGACGCGCTCGCGCGTGCCTGGGCCGCCCTGCGGCTCGCCTCGTTGCTGCTGTGGATCAGGAACACCAGTCCGAGCACCACCACCAGCAGCAGCGCGCAGCCACCGCCGACGATGCCGGCGATCGCGCCGCCGGACAGCTTGCCCGAGGTGGTCGGCACCGGTGCCGGTTGGCCCCACGCCGAGGTGGGCGGGCCGTACGGCGAGTTCGGGTCGGGCGGCATCCCCGGCCCATACGGTGAGTTCGGGTCGGGCGGCATCCCCGGCCCGTACGGCATGCCGGACGCCGGCATGCCCGGCTGGTCGTACGGCACACCCGAGGCCGGCCCGCCCGGCTGTTCGTAGAACGTGCCCGGCTCGGCCGCGCCCGGACCGTAGCCGGGATCCGGCATCCCCGGCGAGTACGGCGGCAGGCCGGGATCCGGCGCGCCCGGGCCGTAGGGCGGCGGCATGCCGGGACCGCCGGACGGCGGCTCCGCCCCGTACGGCGGCAGGCCCGGCCCGGGCGCGCCCGGGTAGGGCGGGCCGGACTGGGGCGGCGGCATGCCGGGGCCACCGGACGGTGCACCCGGCCCGTACGGCGGCTGTGGCATGCCGAACCCACCCGGGGGGCCGGGCTGTCCTGGAACGGGCTGGCCGGGAGCGGGCTGGCCGGGAGCGGGCTGGCCGGGAGCACCCTCGGGGTGCATCCCGTTGGTCAGGTAGGGATCGCCCCCAGGCCGGTAGCCGCCAGGCACGTTTCCCCCCGGCGGCTCCGGCTCGGACCCGGGGCGCTGATTGTCCGACATGGCCACAACATAGAGCGAACACACAACCAGCCGGAACCCGGTAGCCCGCAACCGATGCAGCACCGAGAGATCGACCCGGGTCGCTGGCCACCGGCACGACCCATCGCTGAGAAACCCTTACGGTTTCGCGGCGCCCCGGGCCCGTCGCCACGCCCCGGAGGCGCCACGTGTGGCCGCCACCGGGACCCCACGAGTCCACGCCCCGAGGCGCCAGGAGTGACCGCGCCCCGGGGCGCGGCGGGTCCGCGCGCCACGACTCGAGGCGCGGCGCGACCCGGGAGGCGAGGTCAGCCGGCGAGTGCGGTCGCGATCGCGTCGCCGACCTCGGCGGTACGCAGCTTCTCCCCCGGCACCCGCTTGGCCACCTCGGCGCCGACCGCCTCCTCGACCCGCCGGGCTTCGGCCGGGCGGTCCAGGTGGTCCAGCAGCAGTGCGGTGGACAGGATGGCCGCGGCCGGGTCCGCGACGCCCTGCCCGGCGATGTCCGGCGCCGAACCGTGCACCGGCTCGAACATCGACGGGTACGCGCGGGTCGGGTTGATGTTGCCGCTCGCGGCCAGGCCGATGCCGCCGGTCACGGCGGCGGCCAGGTCGGTGAGGATGTCGCCGAACAGGTTGTCGGTGACGATCACGTCGTACCGCTGCGGGTCGGTGACGAGGAACATCGCCGCGGCGTCGACGTGCTGGTACTCGGTCTGCACGTCCGGGTACTCGGTGGCCACCTCGGCGAACGTGCGCGCCCACAGGTCCCCGGCATTGACCAGCACGTTGTTCTTGTGCACCAGCGTCACCTTGCGCCGCGGCCGGCGCATCGCCCGCTCGAACGCGTCCCGCACCGCGCGCTCGGCGCCGTACCGGGTGTTGAGGCTCTCCTCGGTGGCGACCTCGGCCGGCGTGCCCTTGCGCACCGAGCCGCCGGCCCCGCAGTACAGCCCCTCGGTGCCCTCGCGGACCACGACCAGGTCGATGTCGCCGGGCGCGACGCCGGCCAGCGGGCTGGTGGTACCGGCCCACAGCCGGGACGGTCGCAGGTTGACGTAGTGGTCGAAGGCGAACCGCAGCTTCAGCAGCAGGCCGCGCTCCAGCACTCCGGAAGGCACGCTCGGGTCGCCGACCGCGCCGAGCAGCAGCACGTCCTCACCCGCCAGCTGTTCGAGCACCTCGTCCGGCAGCACCTCGCCGGTGCGGTGGTACCGGGCCGCGCCCAGGTCGTACTCGGTGGCCGCCACATCCGGCAGCACCACGTCGAGGACCTTGCGCGCCTCGGCGACCACTTCCGGCCCGATACCGTCGCCGCCGATGACCCCCAGCCGTACCGTCACGCCGTACCTCCCGCGGTTGCTGTCGCCGGCGGCCGCGCACCGGTCCGCCCACCCGCAAGTCTCCCGCGGAGCCGGCCGAGATCCCAGGACGCGATATCGGCTTCTCATATATTGGGAGTCGTGATGGCATCGGGCAGAACGGTGAAGGGTGGCCGAATTACGCGATGCGGACAGATGCCCGGCAGTGGCCGCATCGGCCAGCAGAAAGCCGAAGAATCATAAAAATGGCCACTACTAGTGTCGCGTTATTGACAGAGACACCAGTGTCGATCGAGTATGGGACCCCTTAGGTCAGATACGGCACGACAAAGGTGTCGGATCTTCCCGACGGAGCACGCCGAACACTGGGCGTCCGCGGACGCAGCGCACGGCCCCCGCGACCGCGGCCAGGTCACGGGGGCCGGCAGGGAGCGCGAACGCGGGGGGTGAGCGTCGCGCTGTGGGGGGTGCAGGCCCGCACGCTGCAGCATCCTCGGGCAGCCTCGCATCTGTGCACGGACCGTTCGGACCGTGACAATGACCCAAGAACCGCCAGATGGACCTCTGTATCGTGTAGCCGACATGAACGGTATCCGGAATAACGACACAGCGCAAGCGCGAGACGGCTCTGCGTTGCATCCGGCGATACGTCATGCCCGCCAGGCACATCGCGACTGATTCGTGATCAAGCAATCGACCTGCGGGAATACCGTTCGAGGCCGATCCTGGCCGCAACCGGTCGGCGCAAGACGCCAAACAAGCCCCGGGAAAACGCCCGACGCTCTTCCCTCCCGGCCATCACCATGGCACGGTACAGCCGATGCGTAACGGTCCGGGGAGTCCGCATTCCGGCAAAACCCGTATTACGGCAAACCGCGGCAACGACGGCAGCGGCTCGCTCGGACGGGTACCAGCGCGGTGCGATCGGACCGTTTCCGCCGATACGATCCAGTTGCAGGTTCGGACGAAGGGATGCACCTGTGACGTTGGGTGATCGGAACGACCGATCGTCCGACCGTTCCGGTCGGTCGAACGGTCGGCCCACCCCGGCACCGGATGCGGAGCCGCACCCAACCGCGCCCGACGACTGGCCCACCATCCCGTGGGCCGGTCCGGAGCCCGCGGTCGGCGCGCCACCGCCGCCCGCGCCCCGCCGCGCCGGCGAGGCGCCGACGACCGGCCCGACGCCGAACTTCGCCGACCACGCCGGCGACGAGAGCTACTGGACCCGGGCCGTCCGGCAGCGTCCGATCGACCCCTTCGCCGGGCCACCACAGCCCGGCTTCGTCCCACCGCCCGACCCGCCGTGGCTCCACGCGCCCGAGGCGGGTCCGACCCCGCCTCGACCGGCCGGACCGCACCCGCCCCCAACCGGGCCGACCGTCCCCCAGGGCGCCGGGCCGACCATCCGCCGGGCGGCCGGGTCGGCCATGCCACCGACGCCCGATCCGGCCTCGTCCACCGGGGCCCCCACGATGCCGTCGGACGGCGACCAGCCCCGCACCGGCTCGGCCGGCGCCGCCACCGGTGTCCGGCCCACCGATGCCGGCGTGGGTCCGGACTCCCCTCCCGGCGACGCCGGTCGGAACGACCAGGGCGGCGACCCGCTCGAACCACCGCCCTGGGTCCGGCCGGACTGGGCGCGCGGCGAGACGCCCCCGGGCCCGTTCGGTGTCCCGCCCGACGCGGCGGATGTCGGCGCGCCGCACCGATCCGGTGGCGCGCAGCGAACCGGCGCCGATCCGGCCGACACCGTCCCACCGCGGCCCGGTGCCGACCGGTCCGGCGCCGACCGGTCTGGTGCCGACCGGTCCGGTGCCGACCGGTCCGGTGCCGACCAGGCCGGTGCCGACCGGTCCGGTGCCGACCGGTCCGGTGCGACCGCGAACGGCCGGTCCAGCCCCCGAGACACCGGCCCACGAGACACCGGCCCACGAGACACCGGGCCGCGAGACGGCCGGCCACACGACACCGGGTCCTGGGACACCGGGTCCCGGGATGCCGGGCCACGCAAGGGCGGGTCGTCGGACGGCAGGACCTGGGACGCCGGATCCTCGGCTGCCGGACCACGGAACGCCGGTCGCTCGGACGGCAGGACCTGGGACGCCGGGCCCTCGCCCGCCGGGCCGGACGGTTCCCGGACCGATGACGGCGGTGGCGAGCCGTCCGACGTCGACGACGACGAGTTGCTGCCACCGGCCGGTACGGCCCGGCGTGGTCAGCTCACGGTGGCCCGGCTGCAGCCGGCCAACGTACGCCAACTGGTCCGCGCGGCGCCGCCGCAGCCGGCCGGGAAACCGCCCGGCTCGGCGAGCGCCGCCGGCGTGCTGTGCGGGATCCTCGCCGTACCGATGCTCGCGACGACCGGCGCGCTGTTCGCCACCGGCGCCCACCCGGCGCTCGCCGGGAGCACGTTCGTCATGGCGATCCTGTCGGTGGTCGGCGGGGTCCGGCTGATCCAGCGCGGCAGTCCGCTGTTGCCGCTGCTGTGTGCGGCGTTCTCGGTGCTCGGCGGCGTACTGCTGATCAGCGGTGCGGTCGGCTCCGGCGTCCTGATCAGCGTCGTCGGTACGGTCTGGCTGCTGTTCACGGCGCTGGCACTGATCATGGTGCTGCTGTTGCGGCGCCGCCGGGTGCGCCGGTGGCTGACCGCGCGCGGCAGGGAGTGGCAGCGCGGCCGGCCGGCGCCGCGGCGCTGGCGCTGGCGGCGCCGCATCCAGCTGCCGGAACGGCTGCGGGTACGACCGAAGCTGCGCCTGGTGTCCCGGCTGCGGCCGGCGCAGCAGACCCGCCGGACCCGCCGGCCGGCCAAGGTCAAGCGGGTCGGCCGGCACGTGCGTGGCGGGCGGCGGCCCGGCGCGCGGTCCGGCCCGGTCGGCTTCGTCGGCCGCGACTCCCCGGACCGGCCGCCACAGGACTGAACCACCGGCCCCGAAACCCCGCGCGCCGCAGGCGGTACCGCGGGCCGCGGGCGGGGCGCACTCCCGGAGACGGTCGCGCGAGGCTTCCGGAGACGCAGACGGGGTCGGGGACGGAGACAGAGACGGGGCCGGCACCGGTGTGCGCGGCCCCGTCCTGGTCGGTACGGCTCAGGCGGTCTCGGTGATGGGGCGGTCGACCCAGCTCATCATCGAGCGCAGCTGCTTGCCGACCACCTCGATCGGGTGGTTGGCACCCTCCTCACGCAGCTTGGTGAAGTTCGGCCGGCCGTTGTCGTCCTCGGCGATCCACTCGTTGGCGAAGGTGCCGTCCTGGATCTCGCCCAGGATCTTCTTCATCTCCGCCTTGACGTGCGCGTCGACAACGCGCGGGCCGCGGGTGAGGTCGCCGTACTCGGCGGTGTCGGAGCAGGAGTAGCGCTGCCGGGCGATGCCGCCCTCCCACATCAGGTCCACGATCAGCTTCAGCTCGTGCAGCACCTCGAAGTACGCGATCTCCGGCTGGTAGCCGGCCTCGGTCAGCGTCTCGAAACCGGCCTGGACCAGCGCCGAGGTACCGCCGCAGAGGACGGCCTGCTCGCCGAACAGGTCGGTCTCGGTCTCCTCGGTGAACGTGGTCTTGATGACGCCGGCGCGACCGCCGCCGATCGCCGCCGCGTACGACAGGGCGGTGGCGAAGGCGTTGCCGGTGGCGTCCTGCTCGACCGCGACCAGGTCCGGCACGCCCTTGCCGTCCGCGAACTGCCGGCGCACCAGGTGACCCGGGCCCTTCGGCGCGACCATCACCACGTCGACGCCCTCCGGCGGCTTGATGAAGCCGTACCGGATGTTGAAGCCGTGGCTGAACAGCAGCGTCTTGCCGGCCGCCAGGTTCGGCGCGACGTCGTTGGCGTACAGCGAGCGCTGCACGGTGTCCGGCGCCTGGATCGAGATCAGGTCCGCCTCGGCGGTCGCCTCGGCCGGGGTGAGCACGCGCAGTCCCTGCTCCTCGGCCTTGACCCGGCTCTTGGAGCCCTCCGGCAGACCGATCCGGACGTCGACGCCGGAGTCGCGCAGGTTGAGTGCGTGCGCGTGCCCCTGGCTGCCGTACCCGATCACGGCGACCTTCTTGGCCTGAATCACCGACAGGT
This genomic interval carries:
- the ilvC gene encoding ketol-acid reductoisomerase; its protein translation is MAAEVFYDDDADLSVIQAKKVAVIGYGSQGHAHALNLRDSGVDVRIGLPEGSKSRVKAEEQGLRVLTPAEATAEADLISIQAPDTVQRSLYANDVAPNLAAGKTLLFSHGFNIRYGFIKPPEGVDVVMVAPKGPGHLVRRQFADGKGVPDLVAVEQDATGNAFATALSYAAAIGGGRAGVIKTTFTEETETDLFGEQAVLCGGTSALVQAGFETLTEAGYQPEIAYFEVLHELKLIVDLMWEGGIARQRYSCSDTAEYGDLTRGPRVVDAHVKAEMKKILGEIQDGTFANEWIAEDDNGRPNFTKLREEGANHPIEVVGKQLRSMMSWVDRPITETA
- a CDS encoding 3-isopropylmalate dehydrogenase, with the protein product MTVRLGVIGGDGIGPEVVAEARKVLDVVLPDVAATEYDLGAARYHRTGEVLPDEVLEQLAGEDVLLLGAVGDPSVPSGVLERGLLLKLRFAFDHYVNLRPSRLWAGTTSPLAGVAPGDIDLVVVREGTEGLYCGAGGSVRKGTPAEVATEESLNTRYGAERAVRDAFERAMRRPRRKVTLVHKNNVLVNAGDLWARTFAEVATEYPDVQTEYQHVDAAAMFLVTDPQRYDVIVTDNLFGDILTDLAAAVTGGIGLAASGNINPTRAYPSMFEPVHGSAPDIAGQGVADPAAAILSTALLLDHLDRPAEARRVEEAVGAEVAKRVPGEKLRTAEVGDAIATALAG
- a CDS encoding branched-chain amino acid aminotransferase; this translates as MSAGSNTASGSAAGLATLDFEIRPNPAPVAATQRAALLADPGFGRVFTDHMATIRYSDAKGWYDARIEPFGPISLSPATAGLHYAQEIFEGLKAYHAPDGGVTMFRPEANARRMQITCDRMAMPRLPEEAFLTAVRLLVERDREWIPTQDGGSLYIRPFMFATEVFLGVKPSSEYLFCVIASPAGSYFAGGVHPVDVWVSAEYTRAAPGGTGAAKCAGNYAASLAAQAEAIEAGCDQVVFLDAVERRYVDELGGMNVFSVYGEGDDVTLVTPPLAGTILPGITRDSVLSIATDRGWRVEERPYALSEWQADAESGRLRESFACGTAAVVTPIGRIRGADLDFTIGGGVEGPVTRRLRETLLGIQHGELPDPHGWVHRLL
- the cimA gene encoding citramalate synthase, with product MGTPADEFHLFDTTLRDGAQREGISYSVTDKLAVARLLDELGVGFIEGGWPGAMPKDTEFFARARTELSLRHAELVAFGSTRKAGVDVAEDKQVRALLDAQTGTVCLVAKSDVRHVERALRTTREENLAMIADSVRYFVEHGRRVFLDCEHFFDGYRYDPDYGLSVVRTALDAGADVVVLCDTNGGGLPSTVHRTVSELRGKLGGEPRLGMHAQNDTACAVANTIAAVEAGAMHVQGTANGYGERPGNADIFAVIGNLTTKLGRRVLPDGCLETMVRVSHAIAEIANIAPDTHQAYVGASAFAHKAGLHASAIKVDPDLYNHVDPAIVGNDMRILVTEMAGRASVELKSRELGLDLTGRPEVLSSVTEQVKRREAQGWSYEAADASFELLVRGELDAAPVTAFTLESYRVIVEHREDGAVVSEATVKVRVRGERVIATGEGNGPVNALDAALRAALVRHYPHLSTVDLLDYKVRILEGSHGTGAVTRVLVDSGDEQRNWTTVGVHENVVEASWRALVDALTYGVRAATPATV